The Triticum aestivum cultivar Chinese Spring chromosome 3A, IWGSC CS RefSeq v2.1, whole genome shotgun sequence genome includes a region encoding these proteins:
- the LOC123061395 gene encoding protein SYS1 homolog gives MFYGAMVWDPWLIVAQIVCLQCLYYLGLGLFMALLVGTRVPRLTLLYLFDFATLTPRTTTGWCAIASFLLAAIAGAGFMFYVIERAKKCLDFAATLYIIHLFICIIYGGWPASGTWWVVNIVGLAIMSLLGEYLCIRRELKDIPVRLRASV, from the exons ATGTTCTATGGGGCGATGGTGTGGGATCCGTGGCTGATCGTGGCGCAGATCGTCTGCCTGCAGTGCCTCTACTACCTCGGGCTCGGCCTCTTCATGGCGCTCCTCGTCGGCACCCGCGTCCCGCGCCTCACGCTCCTCTACCTCTTTGACTTTGCCACTCTCACCCCGCGCACAACCACCGGCTGGTGCGCCatcgcctccttcctcctcgccgccATCGCAGG TGCTGGATTCATGTTTTATGTGATTGAGAGAGCCAAGAAGTGCCTGGACTTCGCAGCCACCCTCTACATCATCCATCTGTTTATTTGCATTATTTATGGTGGATGGCCAGCTTCAGGTACATGGTGGGTGGTTAATATTGTTGGTTTGGCAATCATGTCACTCCTCGGTGAATACCTATGCATCAGGCGAGAGCTAAAAGATATTCCAGTAAGGCTTCGTGCAA GTGTTTAA
- the LOC123061396 gene encoding leucine-rich repeat extensin-like protein 6, with protein MRTQTAMPTTLLFLALLLVPHLAAAASTPGHQRRLLQSNGADDGSDVFVDPSYAFANPRLRDAYVGLQAWKRAILSDPRNLTASWSGPDVCSYYGVFCAPSQADHYLTVVAAVDLNHADLAGHLPEALGRLADLSVFHVNSNRFCGLVPASFHAMHLLHELDLSNNRLVGAFPDVVLRLPSLRYLDLRYNEFEGPVPKELFDLPLDAIFINSNRFRFQIPDNVGNSPASVLVLANNDFGGCLPASVANMSGTLNEIILMNTGLKSCVPPELGMLTALTVLDVSHNQLMGAIPAELANLHSIEQLDLGHNRLTGDVPEGICHLPHLQNFTYSYNYITGEPPVCMHVKALDDRRNCIPNRPDQRSTEQCQFFNSNHVNCDAFRCKKFVLPSPPPPPPSPPPPTPSPPPPSPPPPSPPPPTPSPPPPSPPPPSPSPPPPYYEVSPEERYLSPPPPAYQEPTTPPHYEVPAPYYEVSPEDRYHSSPPAAYQESPPPPYYEVSPEDRYLSPPPPEYEEPTTPPHYDLPAPPNYEVSPEDRHLSPPPPTTWKLPAYDYSSPPPPAAGQP; from the coding sequence ATGCGTACACAGACGGCAATGCCGACCACCCTCCTCTTCCTCGCGCTGCTCCTCGTCCCGCACCTCGCCGCCGCAGCATCCACGCCCGGCCACCAGCGCCGGCTGCTCCAGAGCAACGGCGCCGACGACGGCAGCGACGTCTTCGTCGACCCGTCCTACGCCTTCGCCAACCCGCGCCTCCGCGACGCCTACGTCGGGCTGCAGGCCTGGAAGCGCGCCATCCTCTCCGACCCGCGCAACCTCACCGCCTCCTGGTCCGGCCCCGACGTCTGCTCCTACTACGGCGTCTTCTGCGCGCCGTCCCAGGCGGACCACTACctcaccgtcgtcgccgccgtcgacctcaaCCACGCCGACCTCGCCGGCCACCTCCCGGAGGCGCTCGGCAGGCTCGCCGACCTCTCCGTCTTCCACGTCAACTCCAACCGCTTCTGCGGCCTCGTGCCGGCCTCCTTCCACGCCATGCACCTCCTCCACGAGCTCGACCTCAGCAACAACCGCCTCGTCGGCGCCTTCCCCGACGTCGTGCTCCGCCTGCCCAGCCTCAGGTACCTCGACCTCCGCTACAACGAGTTCGAGGGCCCCGTGCCCAAAGAGCTCTTCGACCTCCCGCTCGACGCCATCTTCATCAACTCCAACCGCTTCCGCTTCCAGATCCCCGACAACGTCGGCAACTCGCCGGCCTCCGTCCTCGTGCTCGCCAACAACGACTTCGGCGGCTGCCTCCCGGCCTCCGTCGCCAACATGTCCGGCACGCTCAATGAGATCATACTCATGAACACCGGGCTCAAGTCCTGCGTCCCCCCGGAGCTCGGCATGCTCACCGCCCTCACCGTGCTCGACGTCAGCCACAACCAGCTCATGGGCGCCATCCCCGCCGAGCTCGCCAACCTCCACAGCATCGAGCAGCTCGACCTTGGTCACAACCGCCTCACCGGCGACGTGCCGGAGGGGATCTGCCACCTGCCGCATCTCCAGAACTTCACCTACTCCTACAACTACATCACCGGCGAGCCGCCGGTGTGCATGCACGTCAAGGCATTGGACGATCGCCGGAACTGCATCCCGAACCGCCCTGACCAGAGGTCAACCGAGCAGTGCCAATTCTTCAACAGCAACCATGTCAACTGCGACGCCTTCAGGTGCAAGAAGTTCGTGCTGCCgtcgccgccacctcctccgccttCACCACCGCCACCAACCCCGTCTCCTCCGCCACCttcaccaccgccgccgtcgcctcctccaCCAACCCCGTCTCCTCCACCACCTTCACCTCCACCCCCGTCTCCATCACCCCCACCTCCGTACTACGAGGTCTCACCTGAGGAACGGTACCTTTCGCCGCCACCTCCAGCGTACCAAGAGCCGACAACGCCTCCCCACTACGAGGTGCCAGCTCCCTACTACGAGGTGTCACCGGAGGACCGGTACCACTCATCGCCACCCGCAGCTTACCAAGAGTCTCCACCTCCGCCCTACTACGAGGTGTCACCAGAGGACCGGTACCTGTCGCCGCCACCTCCAGAGTACGAAGAGCCGACAACACCGCCCCACTACGACCTACCAGCGCCGCCCAACTACGAGGTGTCACCGGAGGACCGGCACCTCTCGCCGCCACCACCGACGACGTGGAAGCTGCCGGCGTACGACTACTCGTCGCCGCCTCCACCGGCTGCCGGGCAGCCATGA